One genomic region from Candidatus Neomarinimicrobiota bacterium encodes:
- a CDS encoding PHP domain-containing protein — translation MFTHLNVHSTYSKMRGTASPSELIARAKEFCQTHLALTEVNGIWGFIHFVQRAKDECINPIAGSNVIMDNTDEVVLLVENQQGYENLCRLLTEVHYDANGNIARLLERYGEGLFVLAYQERVIERLINVIPKTNLFVELRCGIEERKAQALSMKYKLEMVATGDVYFLNPDDYRSHMILVAIDKNTTGIC, via the coding sequence ATGTTTACTCATCTTAATGTTCACTCTACCTATTCCAAAATGAGGGGGACTGCTTCACCCAGTGAACTTATTGCACGGGCAAAGGAGTTTTGTCAAACTCATCTTGCTCTTACGGAAGTAAATGGAATATGGGGTTTTATACACTTTGTTCAGCGTGCTAAAGATGAGTGTATAAATCCGATTGCTGGTTCAAATGTTATTATGGATAATACAGATGAGGTTGTGCTGCTTGTGGAGAACCAACAGGGTTATGAGAATTTGTGCAGGCTTCTTACGGAAGTGCATTATGATGCAAATGGGAATATTGCTCGGTTGCTTGAAAGGTATGGAGAGGGTTTGTTCGTACTCGCGTATCAAGAAAGAGTGATAGAAAGACTTATTAACGTAATTCCAAAAACGAATCTTTTTGTTGAGCTAAGATGTGGTATCGAGGAAAGAAAAGCGCAGGCTCTTTCCATGAAGTATAAACTGGAGATGGTAGCTACAGGTGATGTGTATTTTTTGAACCCGGATGATTACAGGTCTCATATGATACTTGTGGCTATAGATAAGAACACAACTGGGATCTGTTAA
- the lexA gene encoding repressor LexA, producing MKRKLSPKKERFLRFVKGFIKQYDRPPTFFEIMNGLGFSSLGTVNWYVRELERDGYLIRGGFNAKRALYVSEDKDEENYRLPLLGLISAGKPLESIEDREYIEVPLSYVHPDNFVLRVKGDSMVEDNIQDGDFIIVRKRATAYPGQTVVAFINGEATLKRYYPSKDGVELHPRNPAYSIIKVAPEDDFRIIGVVLFVFRKYK from the coding sequence ATGAAGAGAAAATTATCGCCAAAGAAAGAAAGGTTTTTAAGGTTTGTAAAAGGGTTTATCAAACAGTACGATAGACCACCGACATTTTTTGAAATAATGAATGGACTGGGGTTTAGTTCATTGGGGACTGTAAACTGGTATGTCAGGGAGCTTGAAAGAGATGGCTATCTTATACGTGGTGGATTTAATGCAAAAAGGGCTCTTTACGTTAGTGAGGATAAGGATGAGGAAAATTATAGACTGCCACTTCTGGGTTTGATATCCGCAGGTAAGCCTCTTGAATCTATAGAAGACAGGGAATATATAGAGGTGCCCCTGTCGTATGTTCATCCTGATAACTTTGTACTTAGGGTAAAAGGTGATTCCATGGTGGAAGATAATATTCAAGACGGGGATTTTATCATTGTAAGAAAAAGAGCCACGGCATATCCAGGACAGACGGTTGTAGCTTTCATAAATGGAGAAGCTACGTTAAAAAGATATTATCCAAGTAAAGACGGGGTAGAGCTACATCCTAGGAATCCTGCTTACAGTATTATAAAAGTAGCACCGGAAGATGATTTCAGAATAATTGGGGTAGTACTTTTTGTCTTTAGAAAATATAAATGA
- a CDS encoding flavodoxin family protein produces MSEVFIVGFNGSPRKNGNTMKMLSVALKAAEYEGANTKIYHLYDYEIKQCKGCLCDDLLRCKYPCEIEDDMKLLYDEIIKADGLIIASPIYWYNVSAPVKNLIDRMTIFENSIFIEGNCPTEGKVAGIIAAGNDSGCISVISNLYAVLNSMGFSIPPWALAYKNSNRLLDEEENRVLDAANVGRVVTIMAKVLKDKKIGWFNNKLLEKLHIHST; encoded by the coding sequence ATGTCTGAAGTTTTTATTGTAGGATTTAATGGCTCTCCAAGAAAAAATGGAAATACGATGAAAATGTTGTCTGTTGCTCTTAAGGCTGCGGAGTATGAAGGTGCTAATACAAAAATTTATCATCTTTATGATTATGAAATAAAGCAATGTAAGGGGTGTCTTTGCGATGATTTATTGAGGTGTAAATATCCGTGTGAAATTGAAGATGATATGAAGCTTTTGTATGATGAAATTATAAAAGCTGATGGATTGATTATAGCTTCTCCAATATATTGGTATAATGTATCAGCTCCAGTAAAGAACCTTATTGACAGAATGACAATTTTTGAAAATTCAATCTTTATTGAGGGAAATTGTCCTACTGAGGGGAAAGTTGCAGGTATTATAGCAGCTGGGAATGATTCTGGTTGTATATCTGTGATATCCAATTTATATGCTGTTTTAAATTCCATGGGATTTTCTATACCACCATGGGCACTTGCATATAAAAATTCTAATAGATTATTGGATGAGGAAGAAAATAGAGTTCTTGATGCTGCTAATGTTGGTAGAGTGGTAACAATTATGGCAAAAGTTTTAAAGGATAAAAAGATAGGCTGGTTTAATAACAAGCTACTGGAAAAATTGCATATTCATTCAACATAA
- the plsX gene encoding phosphate acyltransferase PlsX, with amino-acid sequence MWYKKKSNEEYIRVNGAIVAVDAMGGDYAPGEIVRGAADATLRSDVNIILVGDEKKIKEILDECEYKKNRIDIIHTDQRITNEETPRLGILRNPKASMLIAASITNEGKADSLVSAGNTGAYVLSCAKHISRIPGVKKTAIATVFPTQNAQARPEPFSLLLDVGANVHCNPEDLVQFAIMGKIYFGELKGLKDPTIALLNIGKEEYKGGDILSRTYKILASLDGLNFIGNIEGHEILKGYADIVVTEGYVGNIVMKTIEGMADILSHFGRYAFKRKFIWKLGLIALSSGLKQIKQAVDYSEYGGAPILGFKKIIIKAHGRSKAKAVTNAILVAARSHMKHIPEKIKDEISSYNKLTEQIKE; translated from the coding sequence GTGTGGTATAAGAAAAAAAGTAATGAGGAGTATATAAGGGTAAATGGTGCTATTGTTGCAGTCGACGCAATGGGTGGTGATTATGCCCCTGGTGAGATAGTACGCGGTGCCGCTGATGCAACATTGAGGAGTGATGTAAACATAATACTGGTTGGAGATGAAAAGAAAATAAAAGAAATATTGGATGAGTGTGAATATAAAAAAAATCGGATAGATATTATACATACTGATCAAAGAATTACAAATGAGGAAACTCCCAGACTGGGAATCTTGAGGAATCCAAAAGCTTCAATGTTGATTGCTGCAAGTATTACAAATGAGGGTAAAGCTGACAGCTTAGTATCGGCAGGAAATACAGGAGCTTATGTATTATCATGTGCGAAACACATTTCGAGAATACCTGGAGTTAAAAAAACTGCAATAGCTACTGTATTTCCAACTCAAAATGCTCAGGCAAGACCGGAACCATTTTCTCTACTGCTTGATGTTGGTGCTAATGTTCATTGCAATCCCGAAGACCTTGTACAATTTGCTATAATGGGAAAAATTTATTTTGGTGAACTAAAGGGATTAAAAGATCCTACAATCGCGCTGTTAAATATAGGAAAGGAAGAATATAAAGGTGGAGATATACTGAGTAGGACATATAAAATATTGGCGTCTCTTGATGGATTGAATTTCATAGGTAACATAGAAGGGCATGAAATTTTAAAAGGATATGCTGATATTGTCGTGACTGAGGGTTATGTTGGGAATATTGTTATGAAAACTATTGAGGGAATGGCTGATATTCTAAGTCATTTCGGAAGGTATGCTTTTAAAAGAAAATTTATATGGAAGTTAGGTCTTATTGCTCTTTCCAGTGGTCTAAAGCAGATCAAACAAGCAGTAGATTATTCTGAGTATGGCGGCGCACCAATCTTAGGGTTTAAGAAAATAATAATAAAAGCTCATGGAAGATCGAAAGCCAAAGCAGTAACAAATGCAATTCTTGTAGCTGCAAGATCACATATGAAGCATATTCCTGAAAAGATTAAAGATGAGATAAGCAGTTATAATAAATTAACTGAGCAAATAAAAGAATAA
- a CDS encoding TldD/PmbA family protein has translation MNELKDFAEFVLKVIRGEGVDEADLIIIESKSHHVKIRRGKIEELRFSNPKGIGLRIIKGKKCGVTFSNDFSKEKVKEQILKMIDMLEYMSEDSYVGLPDGELIGRSTREINTYDRLIEVIPTEDKIRMVRELEEEGFKYSPLIKNSEGAQWSDSVSNIVIGSTKGFVDGYSTTNYSMSLVLVAERNGSRQTDYWYTKSRFYKNLESIGSVAKKAAERAIRKLGAKKPKTSQVPVVFDPDVATDLIGIVATCVLGSRVFMKGSFLADKLGEVIGTDKVQLIDDPLLHAGLGSRPFDDEGVVSRKNVIVEDGVLRSYLCDSYSARKLNHPLTGSAVRSIGSVPSSGITNFYLEKGDVRKEDIIASVENGLYLTHVHWTGVNYVTGDYSRGAEGIWIENGKLSYPVHEFTVSGNVLDMLQNIKMVGSDLEFRDNISSPTILVDGLIVSGS, from the coding sequence ATGAATGAACTAAAAGATTTTGCTGAATTTGTTTTAAAAGTTATTCGCGGTGAGGGAGTTGACGAAGCTGATTTAATAATTATTGAATCAAAAAGTCATCATGTAAAAATAAGAAGAGGAAAGATAGAAGAGCTAAGATTTTCTAATCCAAAGGGAATTGGTTTAAGAATAATAAAAGGTAAAAAATGTGGTGTAACATTCAGCAATGATTTTTCAAAGGAGAAAGTAAAAGAACAAATTTTAAAAATGATAGATATGCTGGAATATATGAGCGAGGACAGTTATGTCGGTTTACCGGATGGGGAATTAATTGGCAGATCAACAAGGGAGATAAATACTTATGATAGGTTAATTGAGGTAATACCTACTGAAGATAAAATAAGAATGGTTAGAGAGCTTGAGGAAGAAGGATTCAAATATAGTCCGTTAATTAAAAATTCTGAAGGAGCACAGTGGAGTGATTCTGTATCCAATATAGTTATAGGCTCGACAAAAGGTTTTGTTGATGGGTATTCCACGACGAATTATTCGATGAGTCTAGTACTTGTAGCGGAAAGAAATGGTTCTAGGCAAACCGATTACTGGTATACAAAGAGTAGATTTTATAAAAACCTGGAGTCTATTGGTTCTGTGGCAAAAAAGGCGGCAGAAAGAGCAATAAGAAAGCTTGGAGCAAAAAAACCGAAGACATCTCAGGTTCCGGTCGTTTTTGATCCTGATGTTGCTACAGACTTAATAGGGATTGTAGCAACCTGTGTGCTTGGTTCCAGAGTGTTTATGAAAGGCTCATTTTTAGCGGATAAACTTGGAGAAGTTATAGGCACAGACAAAGTTCAACTCATTGATGATCCTTTACTACATGCTGGATTAGGTTCTAGGCCATTTGATGATGAAGGAGTTGTAAGTAGGAAAAATGTTATAGTTGAGGATGGGGTTTTAAGGAGTTATCTGTGCGATTCTTATTCAGCTAGAAAATTGAATCATCCATTAACAGGAAGTGCCGTAAGATCAATAGGTTCGGTTCCATCTTCGGGAATTACAAACTTTTATCTTGAAAAGGGAGATGTAAGGAAGGAAGATATTATTGCTTCAGTCGAAAATGGGTTATATTTAACCCATGTTCATTGGACTGGTGTAAATTATGTTACAGGTGATTATTCAAGAGGTGCTGAAGGTATATGGATTGAAAATGGGAAGCTGAGTTATCCAGTCCATGAATTTACAGTATCGGGAAATGTACTCGATATGCTCCAAAATATAAAGATGGTGGGGAGTGATTTAGAATTCCGCGATAATATAAGTTCACCTACCATACTTGTGGATGGTCTCATAGTAAGTGGAAGTTAA
- a CDS encoding TldD/PmbA family protein: MEELFGITKSEIKKILNFALSRGGEHADIYFEYKIASTVKMEEDLIKSVSSGISAGAGIRVVDGEQVGYSYTEEINFKNLKEAALNASQIAMNRGSVNIAPIQRTRKRNLYSVKQLSTDESIDSKIELLNLVNSSARKYDNKITKVSVTFNEETRKIIYVDVEGRYFEDIQPLVLLTCYCVAENGRNRQGAGLALGGRVGLEFYSLDENSPSWLGQEVARIAVTNLDAKPSPAGTHVVVLGPGESGILLHEAIGHGLEADFARKKLSNYSGKIGEKVASDKCTIIDSGIIPNLRGSINIDDEGTLPEETVMIENGILRGYIHDIMSARLMDMHATGNGRRESYKYPPIPRMTNIFMKPGDYDPDEIISSVKFGIYAKRFAGGQVDIVNGDFTFGVSEAYLIENGKLTVPLRDVTLIGNGPDILKKVEMVGNDLVFSKGGWTCGKNDQRVPVGIGMPTVKVSGITIGGTKI; the protein is encoded by the coding sequence ATGGAAGAGTTATTCGGAATTACGAAAAGTGAGATAAAAAAGATTCTCAATTTTGCCTTGTCTCGTGGTGGTGAACATGCAGATATATATTTTGAATATAAGATTGCATCCACCGTAAAAATGGAAGAAGATTTAATAAAATCTGTTTCCTCGGGAATCTCAGCTGGGGCGGGCATAAGAGTCGTGGATGGGGAACAGGTTGGATACTCATATACAGAAGAGATAAATTTTAAAAACTTAAAAGAGGCGGCATTAAATGCTTCTCAGATAGCTATGAATAGAGGTTCAGTTAATATTGCTCCAATACAAAGAACTAGAAAACGAAATTTATACAGTGTAAAGCAATTGTCGACTGATGAATCGATTGATTCAAAAATTGAATTACTAAACTTAGTTAATTCGTCTGCTAGAAAATATGATAACAAAATTACTAAAGTGAGCGTAACTTTTAATGAAGAAACAAGGAAGATTATATATGTTGATGTTGAAGGTAGATACTTTGAAGATATACAGCCCCTCGTTTTATTGACTTGTTATTGTGTAGCAGAAAATGGAAGGAATAGGCAAGGAGCTGGACTGGCGCTCGGTGGGAGAGTAGGGCTTGAATTTTATTCTCTTGATGAGAATTCGCCATCATGGTTAGGTCAGGAAGTGGCTCGAATTGCTGTGACAAATCTTGATGCAAAACCATCACCAGCAGGTACTCATGTTGTCGTCCTGGGTCCGGGTGAGAGTGGCATACTACTTCATGAAGCAATAGGGCATGGATTGGAGGCTGATTTTGCAAGAAAAAAGCTGTCAAATTACTCTGGTAAAATTGGTGAGAAAGTAGCATCAGATAAATGTACTATTATAGATAGTGGAATAATACCAAATTTAAGGGGTTCTATAAACATAGACGATGAGGGTACTCTTCCAGAAGAGACTGTAATGATTGAGAATGGTATCTTGAGAGGGTATATTCATGATATAATGTCCGCACGACTAATGGATATGCATGCTACTGGTAATGGCAGAAGAGAATCATATAAATATCCTCCTATTCCGAGAATGACAAATATTTTTATGAAACCCGGGGATTATGATCCCGATGAAATAATTTCCTCTGTGAAATTTGGCATATATGCAAAAAGGTTTGCGGGTGGGCAGGTTGATATTGTAAATGGTGATTTTACATTTGGTGTATCAGAAGCGTATTTAATAGAAAATGGTAAATTAACAGTCCCACTTAGAGATGTTACGTTAATTGGTAATGGTCCCGATATTTTGAAGAAAGTTGAGATGGTTGGGAACGATCTGGTTTTTTCCAAGGGAGGTTGGACATGTGGCAAAAACGATCAGAGAGTACCAGTAGGTATTGGAATGCCAACCGTTAAGGTAAGTGGTATTACTATTGGAGGTACAAAGATTTAG
- a CDS encoding glycoside hydrolase family 3 C-terminal domain-containing protein: MLIFTNITYSKSKASGDYKYSPFNPPISYEEATKRAEQILSKMSLDDKIQLLGGHKLFYVKGFKKYGIPEFYMSDATQGVHIRKIVSKKLRKSVAFPSPICLSSTWNPELAYKYAKSIGEECRAGGIAVLLGPGMNIYRISQNGRNFEYFGEDPYLAARMIENYVVGVQSTGTIATLKHFVCNNNEYHRRTTNVIVDERSLFEIYTYPFKAGIDAGAMAVMTAYNKVNGEWCGQSKFVVDCLLRKKLGFKWLVMSDWWSTWDPEKTIKSGIDLEMPGDILDGHPVFDRIGDITVKSNTKRLLKEGKITENGINRMAKNIIRTFIAMGLYDRPVMEKKFLKNFPIHEKIALQTAREGIVLLKNKNNILPINSSKKILLTGKFVRKIPHGEGSAYVKGYNRISLIKALKSEFGRKIKYKKNPSDKHIINSDVVILCIGTIDSEGKDRPFELPEEIEKNIKRIVSLNPNTVVIVNSGGGIKMTDWADKVGAIIYAWYPGQIGNIALAEILAGKVNPSGKLPITIEKDFKDSPGYGYIPEGTDLNTGWGEDFNIFFEVNNIEYKEGILVGYRWYDTKGIEPLFPFGHGLSYTTFEYRNLELSKSKFTSKDTVTVKFNLTNTGKMAGAEVTQLYVRDIESKVLRPVKELKGFKKVYLEPAETKQVEIKLTKRDFSYWDPDKKDWYAEPGEFEILIGSSSKDIRLKGKVTLVEKN, translated from the coding sequence ATGTTAATATTTACCAATATTACCTACAGCAAATCGAAAGCATCAGGAGATTACAAATATTCACCATTTAATCCACCTATTAGTTACGAAGAAGCAACGAAAAGAGCTGAGCAAATACTCAGCAAGATGAGCCTTGATGACAAAATCCAGCTCTTAGGTGGACACAAATTATTTTACGTTAAAGGATTTAAAAAATACGGTATTCCTGAATTTTATATGTCCGATGCTACCCAGGGAGTTCATATAAGAAAAATAGTTAGTAAAAAGCTAAGAAAATCGGTTGCGTTTCCGTCTCCTATTTGTCTATCATCTACATGGAATCCCGAACTCGCCTATAAATATGCAAAAAGCATAGGAGAAGAGTGTCGTGCAGGCGGAATAGCAGTCTTACTTGGACCAGGTATGAATATTTACAGGATTTCACAAAATGGAAGAAATTTCGAGTACTTTGGTGAAGATCCGTATCTGGCAGCAAGAATGATTGAAAACTATGTTGTTGGTGTCCAGAGCACAGGAACAATCGCCACATTAAAGCATTTTGTTTGTAACAATAATGAATATCACAGACGTACAACAAACGTAATTGTTGACGAACGATCTCTTTTTGAAATCTATACTTATCCATTTAAAGCAGGCATAGATGCAGGTGCTATGGCAGTGATGACAGCATACAATAAAGTCAATGGAGAATGGTGCGGTCAAAGCAAATTTGTGGTGGATTGTCTACTACGGAAGAAACTGGGTTTCAAATGGCTGGTGATGTCAGATTGGTGGTCTACCTGGGATCCAGAAAAAACAATAAAATCTGGTATTGACCTTGAAATGCCAGGTGATATCTTAGATGGTCACCCCGTTTTTGATCGCATTGGCGACATCACAGTGAAATCAAATACTAAAAGACTTCTCAAAGAGGGCAAAATAACCGAAAATGGCATAAATCGTATGGCAAAAAATATTATTAGAACTTTCATTGCTATGGGTTTGTATGATAGACCTGTCATGGAGAAAAAATTTTTAAAAAACTTCCCGATACATGAAAAAATTGCATTGCAAACAGCCAGAGAAGGTATAGTATTATTAAAGAATAAAAATAACATTTTGCCGATAAATAGTAGCAAAAAAATATTGTTGACAGGCAAATTTGTAAGGAAAATACCACATGGTGAAGGATCAGCTTATGTAAAAGGATACAATCGTATTTCACTAATAAAAGCGCTAAAAAGTGAATTCGGACGAAAGATAAAATATAAAAAGAACCCATCAGACAAACATATAATAAACTCCGATGTTGTTATTCTATGTATTGGAACAATTGATTCTGAGGGGAAAGATAGACCTTTTGAACTACCTGAAGAAATAGAAAAAAATATTAAAAGAATCGTTTCTCTAAATCCAAATACAGTTGTAATAGTAAATTCAGGTGGTGGTATCAAAATGACTGATTGGGCTGATAAGGTAGGTGCAATTATATATGCCTGGTATCCAGGACAGATAGGGAACATTGCTCTCGCAGAGATACTCGCTGGTAAAGTTAATCCATCTGGGAAGCTTCCAATTACTATTGAGAAAGATTTTAAAGATTCTCCTGGGTATGGTTATATACCTGAGGGGACAGACTTGAATACTGGCTGGGGCGAAGACTTTAATATATTCTTTGAAGTAAACAATATAGAATACAAAGAAGGGATTCTTGTAGGATACAGGTGGTACGATACAAAAGGAATAGAACCATTATTTCCCTTTGGACATGGCCTATCCTATACCACATTCGAATATAGAAATCTTGAATTATCAAAGAGTAAATTTACATCTAAAGATACTGTCACCGTCAAATTTAACTTGACAAATACAGGGAAAATGGCAGGCGCTGAAGTAACCCAACTTTACGTAAGAGATATTGAATCAAAGGTTTTAAGACCAGTTAAGGAGTTAAAGGGATTTAAAAAAGTATATCTCGAACCCGCCGAAACAAAACAGGTTGAAATAAAATTAACAAAACGTGATTTTTCCTATTGGGATCCTGACAAGAAAGATTGGTATGCAGAACCAGGAGAGTTTGAAATACTAATAGGCTCATCTTCAAAAGATATCCGACTTAAAGGAAAAGTCACATTGGTTGAAAAAAATTAA